A DNA window from Salvia hispanica cultivar TCC Black 2014 unplaced genomic scaffold, UniMelb_Shisp_WGS_1.0 HiC_scaffold_50, whole genome shotgun sequence contains the following coding sequences:
- the LOC125199433 gene encoding receptor-like protein 9DC3 — protein MIAGTLELFHFTALLNLTTFNLKGNALNGSIPAALGNLTGQIHESLFTNLVKLEYLNLTNNRLQGPLSPNITNLSKLKDLRLTDNFFSGKILDSVSLIPNLQLLELYKNSFIGEIPPSIGLLTNLRTLDLRMNKFNSSIPRELGLCNKLIYLGLSGNSLSGPLPPSLSNLGNLSDLRLSENSLTGEILTSFITSWRKLNTIIIGDNEFSGKLPSEIGLLTNLEYLYLYNNSFSGSIPPEIGNLQNLKMLDLSINNFSGSLPERYFKNFRAMIEKKQREEKYDDDNGYYLSFVDMIVTLKGQDQLLNMLLDTFTTIDLSSNRFSGRIPHSIGNLKILKYLNLSHNSLAGHIPSTLGNLSDLESLDLSTNKLDGEIPSELTRLTFLAKLNLSMNNLVGHIPQSNQFSTFDNDSYIGNLGLCGFPLTRKCNDENGPTVPANDVKFTSKTLIVLE, from the exons ATGATTGCAGGGACATTGGAACTGTTCCATTTCACTGCATTGTTGAATCTCACCACTTTCAACCTCAAAGGGAATGCTCTCAACGGCTCCATACCAGCTGCTCTTGGCAACCTCACAG GCCAAATTCATGAATCATTGTTCACCAATTTGGTCAAACTTGAATATCTTAACCTCACCAACAACAGGTTACAAGGCCCCCTGTCACCAAATATCACTAACCTCTCCAAGTTGAAGGATCTTCGCCTCACCGACAACTTCTTCTCTGGCAAAATTCTTGATTCAGTAAGCCTTATTCCAAACCTGCAACTTCTGGAGCTGTACAAGAATTCATTTATAGGAGAAATCCCTCCTTCTATAGGCCTACTCACGAATCTCCGAACTCTAGACCTTCGAATGAACAAATTCAATTCTTCCATTCCCCGAGAGCTCGGCCTGTGTAACAAGTTGATCTACTTGGGTTTGTCCGGTAACTCACTCTCGGGGCCATTGCCGCCATCCTTATCAAATCTGGGCAATCTCTCTGATTTGAGATTATCTGAGAATAGCCTGACTGGTGAAATATTGACCTCTTTCATCACGAGTTGGAGAAAACTAAACACAATAATAATTGGAGACAATGAATTCAGTGGGAAACTTCCATCAGAAATAGGCTTGCTCACAAACCTCGAGTATCTGTATCTCTATAATAACTCGTTTTCAGGAAGCATCCCCCCAGAGATAGGAAACCTACAAAATTTGAAGATGCTGGACCTTTCTATCAATAACTTTTCAG GCTCTCTACCTGAAAGATATTTCAAGAATTTCAGAGCAATGATAGAGAAAAAGCaaagagaggaaaaatatGACGACGACAATGGCTATTATCTAAGTTTTGTGGATATGATAGTCACATTGAAAGGTCAGGATCAGTTGTTGAATATGCTACTTGATACCTTCACAACAATTGATCTGTCCTCCAATAGATTTTCTGGTCGTATTCCACATTCCATAGGTAATCTTAAGattctcaaatatttgaaCCTATCACACAATAGTCTCGCAGGACATATACCTTCAACTCTTGGAAACTTGAGTGATCTTGAATCGTTGGACTTGTCAACAAACAAACTGGATGGAGAAATTCCAAGTGAATTGACAAGGTTGACATTTCTTGCGAAATTAAACCTTTCAATGAACAATCTTGTTGGGCATATACCACAATCCAACCAGTTCTCCACATTTGACAATGATTCATATATTGGAAATTTGGGATTGTGTGGATTTCCGTTGACGAGAAAATGCAATGATGAGAATGGGCCAACAGTTCCAGCAAATGACGTCAAATTCACGTCGAAAACGTTGATTGTGTTGGAATGA